The Streptomyces sp. RKND-216 genomic sequence TGCCGTACAGCGCGGGCGCGCACGCAAGCTTGAACGGGTCGCTTACCCTTCTCGACTTCGAGGAGGGGCCGGAGTTGGCCTACAACGAGGGGCACAGTGGTGGTCGATATTTGACTGAACCGAGCACAGTCGAACACTGTGGGCTGAAATACGATCTCCTTCGGGCCGCCGCGCTGTCTCCCGACGACTCGGCGGACTTCATCGTCCAGGTCCTGGAGGAGCTTTATGGGCAACGCGGCTGAGGCGCCACTGGCCTACTGGCGCAAGTCGAGTTACAGCGGAAGCGACGGCGGCGAGTGCGTGGAGGTGGCCGCGCAGTGGCGGAAGTCGTCCTACAGCGGTAGCCAGGGCGGTGATTGTGTGGAGGTCGCCCAGTTCGTCGGCGAGGTCTCGGTGCGTGACTCGAAGAACCCGAGCGGGCCCGTGCTCGCGTTCCCGGCCACCGCCTTCGAGGCGTTCACCTCCGCCGCCCGTGAGGGTGCGTTCGACGCCTGAGGAGACGACTCACCGCACCGAGCCCGGCGGCTTACGCTGCCGGGCTTTCGTGCGCTGCGCGCCAGGTCGAGGAATTCAGGACCCGGACAGCGAGGTCCCGGCGATGCACGAACCCCGGGAAAAGACCCTCGGAGAGAACCCTTCCCCAACCAAACCCCGTTCGTGTCCCTCGTGCGGGTGACAATCGCTGACGGATGGTCACATGCGTCGCGGATCGGCATAGGCTCGCCGACGAGACAACCCATCCATAGGACGACCCCCGCCCGGGACTGCAATCCCAAACGAGGGTCTGACCACCTGGAAGTGAGCCCTTCCGATGGCTGAACAGCAGCTTAACGCGCTCGCGCGCGCCGGACACGGCGTTCCGCGAGCCGGTGTCGTCCACGTACGGCACCGCCACACCGAACGCTTCACCGTGGTCGGCAACCACCTCGCCCAGCACGACGACCTGTCGCTCGTCGCGATCGGGCTCGCCGTCCACATCCAGTCCAGGCCCGACGGCGCCCTCGTCTCCATCCGTGCGCTGACGGCCCGCTTCCGCGAAGGCGAGGTCACCATTGCCCGCGCGCTGCGCGAGCTGGAGGCCGCAGGCTACCTCCGCCGTACCGTCGAACGGCTCCCCAACGGCCGCCGCGTGACGCGTACCGTCTCCTTCGACCTGCCCGAACACCTCGCCGCCTCCCAGGCGCCGCCGCCACGGCCGGCGAA encodes the following:
- a CDS encoding DUF397 domain-containing protein translates to MGNAAEAPLAYWRKSSYSGSDGGECVEVAAQWRKSSYSGSQGGDCVEVAQFVGEVSVRDSKNPSGPVLAFPATAFEAFTSAAREGAFDA